In one Saimiri boliviensis isolate mSaiBol1 chromosome 21, mSaiBol1.pri, whole genome shotgun sequence genomic region, the following are encoded:
- the SMIM45 gene encoding small integral membrane protein 45, giving the protein MPHFLDWFVPVYLVISVLILVGFGACIYYFEPGLQEAHKWRMQRPLVDRDLRKTLMVRDNLAFGGPEV; this is encoded by the coding sequence ATGCCACACTTCCTGGACTGGTTCGTGCCGGTCTACTTGGTCATCTCCGTCCTCATTCTGGTGGGCTTCGGCGCCTGCATTTACTACTTCGAGCCGGGTCTGCAGGAAGCGCACAAGTGGCGCATGCAGCGCCCCCTGGTGGACCGCGACCTCCGCAAGACGCTGATGGTGCGCGACAACCTGGCCTTCGGCGGCCCCGAGGTCTGA
- the CENPM gene encoding centromere protein M isoform X3, translated as MSVLRPLDKLPRLNTATILLVGTEDALLQQLADSMLKEDCASELKVHLAKSLPLPSSVNRPRIDLIVFVVNLHSKYSLQNTEESLHHVDASFFLGKVCFLATGGRQRLQL; from the exons ATGTCGGTGTTGAGGCCACTGGATAAGCTGCCCAGGCTGAACACGGCCACCATTTTG CTGGTGGGCACGGAGGATGCTCTTCTGCAGCAGCTGGCGGACTCAATGCTCAAGGAGGACTGCGCCTCCGAGCTGAAGGT CCACTTGGCAAAGTCCCTCCCTTTGCCCTCCAGTGTGAATCGGCCCCGAATTGACCTGATCGTGTTTGTTGTTAATCTTCACAGCAAATACAG cctccagaacACAGAGGAGTCCCTGCACCATGTGGATGCTAGCTTCTTCTTGGGGAAGGTGTGTTTCCTCGCCACAGGCG
- the CENPM gene encoding centromere protein M isoform X4, giving the protein MSVLRPLDKLPRLNTATILLVGTEDALLQQLADSMLKEDCASELKVHLAKSLPLPSSVNRPRIDLIVFVVNLHSKYSLQNTEESLHHVDASFFLGKVCFLATGEKKVE; this is encoded by the exons ATGTCGGTGTTGAGGCCACTGGATAAGCTGCCCAGGCTGAACACGGCCACCATTTTG CTGGTGGGCACGGAGGATGCTCTTCTGCAGCAGCTGGCGGACTCAATGCTCAAGGAGGACTGCGCCTCCGAGCTGAAGGT CCACTTGGCAAAGTCCCTCCCTTTGCCCTCCAGTGTGAATCGGCCCCGAATTGACCTGATCGTGTTTGTTGTTAATCTTCACAGCAAATACAG cctccagaacACAGAGGAGTCCCTGCACCATGTGGATGCTAGCTTCTTCTTGGGGAAGGTGTGTTTCCTCGCCACAGGCG